A region of the Spirochaetota bacterium genome:
TTCGTGTACCCCCCCCCCGCCGAAGGCGGCGGGGGTGTACACTATTTTATACTTTATTCAAATTTCCACATTTAGGAATAATTAGTGATTCTTCATATAAATATTTCCATTATTGTTATTATCGGTAACATGACGATGACAGAATACATAAAAAGAATTTATGTACATCAGCATGCAAAAACAGTAACAAAAAAGAACAGCATCATTGCACAAAAAGCTACAATAAACCGTTTCCATTCAAAATTCATTGACACCTCCTATGTAAAATAGTGTACACCAAGTCATTCGTGATCTACATCCGGTATCAACTGCAGGCAGCGATATTTCCAGTTTGACCTTAATCTACTCGCCTCGGCGTCATTCCTGGCTTGAGGCGGAATCTACTCCTCACCGCGTCATTCCGGGCTTGACCCGGAATCTACTACTCACCACGTCATTCCGGGCTTGACCCGGAATCTACTCCTCACGCGTCATTCCGGGCTTGCCCCGGAATCTCTTATGAATTGAGATCCTGAATCAAGTTCAGGATGACATTGTGTGACCGGATCCTGAATCAAGTTCAGGATGACATTGTATGACCGGATCCTGAATCAAGTTCAGGACGACATTGTATGAACAGAACCTGAATCAATCCTGAAATAAATTCAGGACAGAATTCAGGATTAATTATAAACATAGTCAGCCCAATAAAAATACTCAATTAAATGATACCTGTCAAGCAACACAAAAATAAAAAAATATACTGTTGACATTTTAACAATATTGTTCTACATTTACTGCCAATATAACTGGAAATTCCCATGCCTAAAGAAGGTTTTAAAACAGCAAGACAAAAGAATGATTGTATTGAAGCAATAATTCAGGAATTAGTAAACCGCAATGGTTTTCTTATAATAGGGCATACAAATCCTGATGAAGATTGTGTTGCTTCCATGATAGCATTTTCCCTGCTTGCAAAAAAATTTGATAAGCAGGTAAAAATATTTACATTAAAAAAAATACCGGAAAACTTCAAGTACCTTGTTGATATTGCTGTGTATAATCGCATTGATGTAGTAACGGCAATACCCCGGTCATTTGCTGTTGATACAATCGTGATTTGTGATACTGCCAAGCCTTCAATGATTGATGCTAACAGAACGGTACTGCAGCTACTTAAAAAACGCACTATTCGTAAAATAGAAATAGATCATCATATTGGTGCCGATAGTGACTATGCTGGTGATCCTGGATATAGGCTGGTGACCGAGGCATCAAGTGCAAGTGAGCTTGTAGGGCAGATTGTGCTGAAACTGAGGGCAAAAAAAGAAATCTTAAAAAAATATGTTATTCTGGATCCACTGTCTAGAAACCTGGTGCTTGCAATTTTAACAGGCATTATTGGCGATTCACAGATGGGACGGTATTTGAAATCATCACGAGAAAAGCGGATGTACAGGATATTCAGTACACTTTTTAATGATATATTAAGTACAACCACCATTAAAGAATCAAATATCACCAATATGAATCAGATCTTTGATCAGTTGAAACAGGCATCCCAAAAAGAAAAACAGTGTTTCCAGTATATTAAGAAAAAAAGCAAAGTGTATAAATCAGTTGGATATGCAATGCTGTCTGAAGATGATATGCGCTATCTGTATGAAAATTTTGATGATGATGATATTATTTCAACTACACGAACACTGGCAGATATGCTGGCTGAAGATTCAGGGAAGGTTGGTTTGGTAATATACTATGACATTCCTGAAAAATCAGATTTAGTGCAATTCCGTATGCGGCGCAGCCAGAATTACAAAAACTATGATTTGCGTGAATTTCTCAATACAATGGGCATTGAAAATGGTGGAGGACATGAAGGAGCAATTGGGTTCAGGTTGCCAAAAAATGCCGTGGACGATTATCAAAAGTTTGTGATGTCCCTGGTAAAAAAAGTAAATGCTCTTTTGCCATAAAAACATAAGGAAACTTTTAAAAACTGATTTTTTGGATGTTCACTACTGGGTACAATTTAAATATATTCCGGAGGAATACTATGAAAAGAATTCTTATGGTATCATTCTATATGATTTTATCAGTCACAGTGGCAATGTTTTCGTTGCAATGTGCAGGGAAAGCAGTAAAGGAGGTTAAACCAGTAGAAAGCGATGACACCACACGTGACACTGCTTCAAAGGTTAAGGTTGATGAAATTGAAGTAATAGAACCAAAAAAGATGAAATCTGAAGGGGCAGAAGAATCAAAAAGTCCAAAAGCTGAAATAATGAAAAAAGAATCATCTCCTGAAGCTTTAGCCAAACCAAAAGGAACGACACTGAAAAAATTTGAATCCACGAAGGCTGTATCAGGATTAAAAGCAGGATTTGCTGACGATAATAAGCAATTCAATTATTTTGTTAATTTTATTAAAGATTACAAAGATAAAGTACAGCATTATCCCATTAATATATCCGAAAGAATTATTTTTTATTGTAAGGATATAGCTGGCAAATCAATAACCAATGCTAAGGTTGGTGTTTATAGCGGAAAAAAACTTCTTGAAATTGGCAAAACGTATGCTGATGGATCGTTCATGTTTTATCCTTCAGAATATGATGCAAAATATACTACGTATACACTCACATTTGAAGCATTGAACACAAAGACAGATATTACGATAGACCGGCAGGGGAAGCGCGAACATACAGTAACACTCAATACGCAGCGACCACAATATAAAAATGTCCCACTTGATATACTCTTTGTGTTTGATACCACCGGCAGTATGGGTGAAGAAATTGCCCGCCTTAAAAAAACAATAGAAATTATTAATCTTAATATTGCATCACTGAGCACAAAACCCGATGTTCGTTTTGGCATGGTGCTTTATAAAGATAAGGGCGATGAATATGTTACTAAGATAATTCCCCTGACAGGTGACCTTGAAAAATTTCAGAAAGAGCTTGCACTGGTTAACGCAGCCGGCGGTGGTGACGGCCCTGAGGATTTGCAGTCGGCACTTGAGGATGCAGTGAAAAAAATACAATGGAATACTGGTGGTATACGGCTTGCGTTTATTATCACTGATGCAGAGGCACATTTAGATTATGGACAACAATATACGTATGTTGATGCAGCCCATGATGCAAAAAAACAAGCAATTAAATTTTATTCGATAGGCACCGGCGGGCTTCCCTTAATGGGCGAGTTTATATTACGTCAGATTTCACAGTATACCCAGGGCAGGTACATATTCTTAACGTATGGTGAACGTGGCGAAAGTGAGGGAGGCAAAGAGGGGAGTGTGAGTCATCACACTGGTGCAAATTTCCAGACAGACAAATTAGAGTCAATAATAATTCGTTTTGCAAAAGAAGAACTGGCATATCTTACCGACCAGCCACTGGAAGAGGGCGAGGCGTATTTTGATGCCAAAAAGGTTGAAGATGAAACAAATGAAGAAACCCTTCAAAAGCTTTTTGATATGGCAATAGCTCAATTAATTGACTACTCGGCTATCAATATAAAGCAAGGTGAGCCAACTGCAGTGTTGCCCATACAATCAAGCGATGCTGCACTGAAAACAAATGCTGAATATTTCACCGAGCAGCTTTCAATGGCTCTTGGCAAAAACAAGGTATTCAAGCAGGTTGAGCGTAAAAACATGCAACAGATATTGAATGAAATTGGCCTGGGGCAAACTGGTATAGTGGATGAAACCGGTGCTGCAAAAGCGGGGAAGATGTTAGGAGCAAAAATGCTTATTACCGGTACCATATATGCAAAGAATAATAATTACGAACTATTCTTGAAGCTTATACGGGTTGAAAGTGCTGAGGTACTATCGGCTACAAAGGCAATTGTTGACAAAAATTTAGGTGTTGCTGAAAGCGTAAAAAAGCCACAGCCAAAACAACCGGTAAAGAAGAAAAAATCACCTTAAAAAATACTTGAATAATTAATCATAAAGATATAATTATTCAAATCATATGCTGTACACAGGAGGTTTTATCTTATGAAAAGATGGAGTTTCCTGATTATTGGTATTATAGTATGTATAGTATCTATCCCTTTCAGTGCTAAAGGTGCCATTCAAAATAAGAATTTTGAGCTTACCAATTGTCTAACCTGGAATTTTCAGGATAAACCTACTCCACAGACGTACTGGTCGCCGTATTTACCAATGCCAACCCAACAGGTTTTCAGGATGAAGATAGGGTTTAGGTTTTCTACAGGAACTATCGCCCTAAAAGATTCAGTAAAAGTTAATTTTAGCTGGGATGACAGCGAAGCGGTTGCCTTTAAAACACTTAAGCTTAAGGTTAAGGCCTCTTTAAAAGACGAAAATTTTAATGTCTTTGAAAGTGCATTTGGTGTGTATTTGCCTAACACCATTGAGGTTGGTTTTGTGGGTGTATCGGGATTACCGAATATTGCGCCGTGGTTTGAGCTCCCATACGATTTTTGGGATCTTGTTTCGTTTATACCAAAGGTTGGAAGCTATATTGCAAGCGCGCAGGATCAGATTGGCGTAAATATGAGTTCAAAGAACAAGTTGCCATTAGGTGGTCAGGCAGAGTATCACGACACTCGCGATCTTATTAGTTTGAGTTTGGCAGACTTTTTGACTGATGCAAAAAAAGAAAAGATAGCAACCAATATTTTCAACAAGATCCCTGCAAGTACTCGTACCGCATTGATTTCTGCTATTAAAATGGCAAAAAAGGTTAATGATGCAGGAGCAGAAAAAATTGTTAAAGATTTAATTGGAAAAGGTGTTGAAAAGCTTGGAGGTATGGCTTCAGTTACTGTGAAAGGTGATCCAAGTTATACAATAAAAGGGAACTCTCTTGTGGTGCTGGTAAAATACTGGATACCAGGGAAAATGAGTGGCAATTATCCTATTACATTCACCAGGCCCGATGAGGAGTTTACTCTCAATATAAAAATGCCAGCATTTATAAAAGAAGATGATAAGCTGCACGTAGCTGTTGAAAGCGTTACGTATAATTTTATTCTTGAGCAAAATCTTAAGTTTAAAATAGCACTGGGTACTATTCCATTTGTGACTTCACCAGAATGGGATGTAGTAAATTCACGTAAGGTGGTAACCTATTCGCAGGTTACAAAGACATTTGCTGCCAATGATTATCTTGTAGAAATACCAATTGCAAAATCAAGCGATCCAATACTGGATTATAAAGTAAGGACGGGGACATCCACCGCAACGGTATGGTGGGCTTCACCTAATGTGGCAATGAAAGGCACTGTAAAAGTGTTTCAAGGAAATACTCTCATTGCACAAAAAACCGAACCAACCTTTACGACATCGCATCAGGTTCAGTTTTCAGGGCTTTCAAAAAATACTGCATATAGATTTGTTACAACCTGTGTGGATACGCAAGGCGGAATATATCCCGAAATGATGATAGATGCAACTACAAAAGAAAAATCTTCTTATTATTTTATAAGTAAAACTGAATTGTATCAGCAAGGTTTAGGCACACTGCGTTTGTATGATTATTCCATATCTGCAGATACCTCATCCATAACCTTCACCTGGAAGACTAATGTGCCTGCATCTACTGAAGTTTTTTTGGGGCTTGCGTCTGATTTTTCGGATAACTATGTTGCCTATGTAAAAAAAGGAGTGCGTAATTCTGATGGAAGCTATTCCAATATTAGCATTGCAAAAGGGTATTATGATTCTTCACATCTTCCTGGCGATAGAGTACTGGAAACAAACCATTCTATTACAATAACTGGCCTTGATCCAGCTACCACCTATTATTATAGAATTGCATCCTGGATGTTTACTGATACACAACATATCAAGATAGTTGCTGATCCAACGGGAAATCCATTTGTTCCATTAGAATACGTTTCAACGGCTACTACCAAACAGGCGCCACTTCTTAATGTGCAATGCCTAAAAGCAGCGAACAGAGTGCCTGTAAAAAATCTTACTGTTACTATTGAAAAGCAGGGACAAAGTCAGCAATGTATTACCGATACCAATGGCTTTTTACCGCAATTAGTCCTTGAAAAAAATACAACGTATGTAATCTCACTGCAAAATCATCCCTACTATGCGGATACCAGTGTTACTGTTACCGTACCTGCAAATCAGGAAGGATTAATGCAGAATAAAGAACTATTGCTGGCTTACAAAACTATACCAGGTGGATATGTGTTCGATAGTAGTGGCAATCCAATTCAGGGAGTAATTATTAGCGCAACAAAAGGTACACAAACTAAAACAGCAACCACCGACGCAAAAGGCTTTTATGCATTTGATGGTGATTGGTTGCAGGAGGGCTCATACACGCTTACTGCTACCAAAGATGGATTTATGCCAGGAACTATTAAGGCTACAGTGAATGCTGATGGAATATTTAGTGCAGCACCACTAAAGATGAAATCTACTGTAATAATGTTCAATATACAGGCAAAGGATTTTAGAGGAAATCCTGTTTCCAATGCAGATGTTACCATAAAAGAGGGTAATACAATAAAATATACCGGAAAAACAAATGCGCAGGGAAATGCACAGATTACATTACAGGGATATAGAGATAGCAATGAACACGCGTTTATTGTTGAGGTGGTTCACTGGCAAAAAGATTCATTTCTTAACCCCGACTATCTGCCAGTTATAATGCACATAACGTCATTTGCTGATGATGTAAATACATTACAAGCTGTATTTCAACCAAATCTTAATCCACCAGTTGTTATAAGCTCATCGCTATGGCGGGTGGTCAATACCTTTGAATTAGAGTGTAAACTAAATATTGCAACACGATATTGTATTGCGCATACCAAACCGGATGGTACCACATCAACCTCAACTGAGATATGGTCAACACTTGTTGACAATAAACCTGTGATAAAAAGGACTTTTGATATGAATGGTCAACCGTATGGAATACATACATTTACGGTGTATGCACGTGATAAGTATAACACACAACTACACCCAATTATTACGTTAGAAAAAGAGTGGAAATTTATTGATGTGGCTAGCACACCTATTGTGTATCCACAAATACAACCTTCAAATACTTCGCTTACTTTTAAATGGAAAGCGTGGTATAAAGAAGCAGAGTTTGGCAAATATATGATAATTTTAGAAAATCCAGCTAAAACCATAGAAGTGCCAAATTATGAAACAACACAGTATACAATAACAGGGCTTACACCAGGAACATTATATTGTGGCACCTATAAAGTGTTTGATAATAATGGGAATGTACTCTTTGCTATGCAGAGTCCCCAGCGCTTTTGTGTAAAAACTTCATCGCAGCCTCCTGTTATTTCAAATGTTCAGATTACACCTAACCCTGCAAACACTAATACGAAAATATTTTTACAGGCTCAGGTAAGTGATCCCGATACCAATTTATCCACAGTAAAGGTGCAATTGCAAAGGATAGAAGAGGTTAAAGATAGTAAGGGAAATGTAATAGATAAGAAAGTAGCTAGTTCAACTGAAATATACACTAATTCAAATGTGACTGCAAAATCAACAACCATTAATGCAAAATTTACAGTAAGCCAGCCAGGATCATATATACTCATTATACGTGCTGAAGGTGCTTCCACAAACGAATATGCTGAATCAGAGCATCCAATTACCATAAATCAAGACAACACTTCCATACCTGTAATTTCAATTACAATCCCCAAACAGATATCGTTGAAAGATGCAGAAAAATTAAATTATTCATTGGGCATTACTATTAATACAATACATTCGGAATCACGTGATATACGGGCATTTATAGATTGGGGGGATGGTACCAAGCAGGTAGTGGACATTAAACCAGATATGCTTACCAAAACAACGATAGGTAAAGAAGGCTCAAAAGATTATAGTAGTATTTACACGGGCACAGTGACAGTCCCTTGCAAATATCAAAAGGCTGGAGTATACAGTGCGATAGTAACTGTAGAAGCAATTTTAGATGGAGAAAAGATAAACTCATTGCCAGCAAAAGCAACAGTGGAGGTGGTTGAGTAACGTAAAGCAGGCATACCTCCCCATTGCAGTAAATAATCCTCTGCCTTTTTATTCATAGTATCTTTTTGGTCAATTATCACTGATGGCTGTTGGCCCAGTAAAGAAAGCGGTGAATCGGATTCCAACAATTGTGCAAATAGGGGTTTTGCAGTATTTTTATCCATTTGTATCAATTCTTGTAACATAAATGGCCATAGCTCATAAATCCAGATTCTACCTGCAAGTGATTCACGAATGTTTTTTAATAAAAGAATTTGACTTGAGCCCAGTAGTAGAGAAAAATTAATTGATTGTTCATCAAAACAATATTTAATTTTTTCAAATACTTCAGGTGCTTTTTGGACTTCATCAAGAATAGCTGTGCCAATATCCAGTGGCCAATTGGTAGTAGCAATTTTTTTTACCCGTAAGCGGATTTCTGGTGAATCAAAGTTGATATACTGTAGATGGGGGTAAGCCTTTTTGGCAAGGGTAGTTTTTCCTGTTTGACGTGCGCCGGTGATCAATACCAGTTTTCTTTCTGTATCGTGTGGAAGAATTGTGCTTAAACTTCTATGAATATACTGTAAATTTTCGCTCATAAGCGTAAAATTTACAGTATATTTTACGAATGTCAAGTTTTTTTTAGATTTGGGTTTATTTGGTAAATTATTTTTCGCCTATTTTAGGAGCAGTAGGAACTGCAAAATTATATCTAATTGCAAATGCCAATGCTAAAGGATTTTCATTGCCACTTGTCCACGCTTTGCCGGATACAAAATATGGGCCAACAGTAAATAAATCTACATTGGCAAGCCAATCAAAGGTAAAATTATCAAGTTTATATGATACACCAATTGCAATGGATGTTTGCGATGATGTAATATCATCAAATGTAGTAGGGGTAGTGACAGTCCCCTGATTGGTTATATTTTTACCGTCGTATGAAATAGGGGTATAAATATGCTGGATCACACCAAATCGTCCTTTCCAGTTTTCGGAAAGATTAGCTTCCAGTCCAACAATTATTGGAACTTCAATTGCCTGGTATGTTAATTTATATGTATCGACATTGTTTGCAGGTGTTATTGCATCCTCACCACTGTAGTTATTAGATAGCATTGTAATTTTTGTAGCAAACCCCACAAAACCAGTTACATTATTTGCCATGGACATTTCGTCACTGACCCCTATCATTATTGTTTGCCCTTTTCTTTCAAAGGTATCATTGGCGTTTACATTATTTGTTGGAGTGCCGGTATCGTTTATCTTCATTACTCCTTGGGTACTTCTGTTAATCATGCTGTACTGACCATAAAAATGAAACCTGTGCGAGTTTGTTGCCTGATAATTTATGCGCATTGCACCACCAATATCCATTGCACCTTTTGATTTGTATGACATATCAAAATCAATACCTGGTTCATCCTTTGTGTAATTATTGTCCAGTACATACATGTAATAAAATGCACTTACATCCATGGTGACTTTGTTGTTAAATACAATGTTTGCAGCAAGGCGAGCAGAATAATCTGCATTTATTAAATTATATTCTTCGTGTTCGTTGGTAGCACTATTGGCATCTCGTTTATGTTTCCATGAAGTTCCATATCCAAAATATGCACCTATGGAAAACCTATTAAATTGATATGCAATCATTGCGCTAAAATTTTTCTGTGTTAATTTTTCACGTAAAGCAGGGGATGTGGTATTTGTTCCTACCAGTGCACTTGCATCTTCTGGGTCGGTTAAGTCAAGTATAGATGTATCTAAAAGCTCAACCTGGTATGCATTAAAATTTTGTGAACTTGATGAATGAATATATTTTGATTTACCCTTTACCGAATAGACATCTTTATGGAAAAGACTATCAACCGATGTAGTATTCCATAGATCATTATCAACAGGAGCACCAAGGTCCATTCCAATAAATAATTTGCCAGTGGGATTGTAGAATATCCCACCTCTATTTTGCCCTGATATAACGCCTATACGTTCGGCATAGAGTGTATCAACAAGATATTTTCCCAAATATGCCGGGTTGTCATAAATATATGACTGTAATCCATCAATAAACCAGGGATACTGGTATAGTCCCATTCCCATATCACGGGTGGTAGTGGCAAAGGCAAAAGGTGGGATAAAAAATAAAAGCATTGCAACTGCAAAAGCTTTAAATATTTTACTGATATTCATAAACAGCTCTCCTTTTATTTATTAAATTTTATATTTATTAATTTTTATTATTATAAAAAAATACTCTGCATTATTTTATAGTTAATATAAATACCCTATATATCCATACACACTTTTTGAGTTAGAACTATGAATTTGGAAATAGTAGTGATACATTCCTTCACATCCCATAATAAAGCTGTTTTTAATTAAAAAGAAAATACCACTCCCTCCACCTAATGTCATTGATAAGGAACTATCGCTAGAATTGTTAATCTTTGATAACAGCACACTTAAACCCGGACCTGCTTTTGCCTGGAAATAGACTATCTTATTTAATGGCAAGGTAAATGTAACAACAGGTAACGCAGTGGTATAAGTTATTGATCCATTGTATTCTTTGTCGGCCAATTTGGTATATGAAAGATCAACACCCAAACCAAATACTGTTTTTTGTATGTTATTTTGTTGTAGCATGACTTTAATAGCCCAATGAGGATTTAGCATTGCAGATTCATTTTTACCTGGTATAAAATAGCCACCACCAATAAGCGCGGCTACCTTTGTATGAACCGTAACTGCATCTTCCAGTGGTATTATTTCTTCCTTTGGGTTAACCATAGGCGCAGGTTTTTTTTGTTGAACCTGCGCATATACCACAATTGTTATCATCACAAAACACGGAATAATTAGAAAATATTTTTTCTTCAAAACCACGGTGTCCCTCTTTCTCTTTAAAGTATAAGTTTTATACTTACCAATCAAATCCGGCTTTATTTCTATCTACCCCAGCATTGAAAAATACACCCTGTAATATACTTGGTACATAGATATACCGCTGTGAGCGCGAATTACCCTGAATAGTAATCTTACAAGCTTTCCAATCTCTGGTGGTATTCCCTGGATCATTTGCTCCTGTTGGCATAATAATTTCACGGACCATACCTTGTGAATCATATATTCGGACTACAATATTTATACCACCAGCATACCAATCGGTACCTTCATAATTTCTTACAGTATAGGTGTAAATACCCCGTGCATACTGCACACCACCATACCGCCACAAGTTAATTGCCTCTGGACCATACCCTGCACCGGTAATGGGGTTGCCTGGATATACATCCTGCACCAGTGCAGTTGTTGATTTGGTACCTGTTCTATCTGGGACAGTGGTACTTCCGCCAGTTCCACGTTCGTACAAACCTGTTTGTTCATTATAATTATATTGCCATGCTGTAGATGAATATCCTATATACCCAACATGGAATCTATTCTGGGGGTTATTATAATTTGTGTCTGCTT
Encoded here:
- a CDS encoding DHH family phosphoesterase; translation: MPKEGFKTARQKNDCIEAIIQELVNRNGFLIIGHTNPDEDCVASMIAFSLLAKKFDKQVKIFTLKKIPENFKYLVDIAVYNRIDVVTAIPRSFAVDTIVICDTAKPSMIDANRTVLQLLKKRTIRKIEIDHHIGADSDYAGDPGYRLVTEASSASELVGQIVLKLRAKKEILKKYVILDPLSRNLVLAILTGIIGDSQMGRYLKSSREKRMYRIFSTLFNDILSTTTIKESNITNMNQIFDQLKQASQKEKQCFQYIKKKSKVYKSVGYAMLSEDDMRYLYENFDDDDIISTTRTLADMLAEDSGKVGLVIYYDIPEKSDLVQFRMRRSQNYKNYDLREFLNTMGIENGGGHEGAIGFRLPKNAVDDYQKFVMSLVKKVNALLP
- a CDS encoding VWA domain-containing protein; translated protein: MKRILMVSFYMILSVTVAMFSLQCAGKAVKEVKPVESDDTTRDTASKVKVDEIEVIEPKKMKSEGAEESKSPKAEIMKKESSPEALAKPKGTTLKKFESTKAVSGLKAGFADDNKQFNYFVNFIKDYKDKVQHYPINISERIIFYCKDIAGKSITNAKVGVYSGKKLLEIGKTYADGSFMFYPSEYDAKYTTYTLTFEALNTKTDITIDRQGKREHTVTLNTQRPQYKNVPLDILFVFDTTGSMGEEIARLKKTIEIINLNIASLSTKPDVRFGMVLYKDKGDEYVTKIIPLTGDLEKFQKELALVNAAGGGDGPEDLQSALEDAVKKIQWNTGGIRLAFIITDAEAHLDYGQQYTYVDAAHDAKKQAIKFYSIGTGGLPLMGEFILRQISQYTQGRYIFLTYGERGESEGGKEGSVSHHTGANFQTDKLESIIIRFAKEELAYLTDQPLEEGEAYFDAKKVEDETNEETLQKLFDMAIAQLIDYSAINIKQGEPTAVLPIQSSDAALKTNAEYFTEQLSMALGKNKVFKQVERKNMQQILNEIGLGQTGIVDETGAAKAGKMLGAKMLITGTIYAKNNNYELFLKLIRVESAEVLSATKAIVDKNLGVAESVKKPQPKQPVKKKKSP
- a CDS encoding carboxypeptidase regulatory-like domain-containing protein, yielding MKRWSFLIIGIIVCIVSIPFSAKGAIQNKNFELTNCLTWNFQDKPTPQTYWSPYLPMPTQQVFRMKIGFRFSTGTIALKDSVKVNFSWDDSEAVAFKTLKLKVKASLKDENFNVFESAFGVYLPNTIEVGFVGVSGLPNIAPWFELPYDFWDLVSFIPKVGSYIASAQDQIGVNMSSKNKLPLGGQAEYHDTRDLISLSLADFLTDAKKEKIATNIFNKIPASTRTALISAIKMAKKVNDAGAEKIVKDLIGKGVEKLGGMASVTVKGDPSYTIKGNSLVVLVKYWIPGKMSGNYPITFTRPDEEFTLNIKMPAFIKEDDKLHVAVESVTYNFILEQNLKFKIALGTIPFVTSPEWDVVNSRKVVTYSQVTKTFAANDYLVEIPIAKSSDPILDYKVRTGTSTATVWWASPNVAMKGTVKVFQGNTLIAQKTEPTFTTSHQVQFSGLSKNTAYRFVTTCVDTQGGIYPEMMIDATTKEKSSYYFISKTELYQQGLGTLRLYDYSISADTSSITFTWKTNVPASTEVFLGLASDFSDNYVAYVKKGVRNSDGSYSNISIAKGYYDSSHLPGDRVLETNHSITITGLDPATTYYYRIASWMFTDTQHIKIVADPTGNPFVPLEYVSTATTKQAPLLNVQCLKAANRVPVKNLTVTIEKQGQSQQCITDTNGFLPQLVLEKNTTYVISLQNHPYYADTSVTVTVPANQEGLMQNKELLLAYKTIPGGYVFDSSGNPIQGVIISATKGTQTKTATTDAKGFYAFDGDWLQEGSYTLTATKDGFMPGTIKATVNADGIFSAAPLKMKSTVIMFNIQAKDFRGNPVSNADVTIKEGNTIKYTGKTNAQGNAQITLQGYRDSNEHAFIVEVVHWQKDSFLNPDYLPVIMHITSFADDVNTLQAVFQPNLNPPVVISSSLWRVVNTFELECKLNIATRYCIAHTKPDGTTSTSTEIWSTLVDNKPVIKRTFDMNGQPYGIHTFTVYARDKYNTQLHPIITLEKEWKFIDVASTPIVYPQIQPSNTSLTFKWKAWYKEAEFGKYMIILENPAKTIEVPNYETTQYTITGLTPGTLYCGTYKVFDNNGNVLFAMQSPQRFCVKTSSQPPVISNVQITPNPANTNTKIFLQAQVSDPDTNLSTVKVQLQRIEEVKDSKGNVIDKKVASSTEIYTNSNVTAKSTTINAKFTVSQPGSYILIIRAEGASTNEYAESEHPITINQDNTSIPVISITIPKQISLKDAEKLNYSLGITINTIHSESRDIRAFIDWGDGTKQVVDIKPDMLTKTTIGKEGSKDYSSIYTGTVTVPCKYQKAGVYSAIVTVEAILDGEKINSLPAKATVEVVE
- a CDS encoding AAA family ATPase, which produces MSENLQYIHRSLSTILPHDTERKLVLITGARQTGKTTLAKKAYPHLQYINFDSPEIRLRVKKIATTNWPLDIGTAILDEVQKAPEVFEKIKYCFDEQSINFSLLLGSSQILLLKNIRESLAGRIWIYELWPFMLQELIQMDKNTAKPLFAQLLESDSPLSLLGQQPSVIIDQKDTMNKKAEDYLLQWGGMPALRYSTTSTVAFAGNEFIFSPSKIASTVTIALYTPAF